A stretch of the Halomonas sp. BDJS001 genome encodes the following:
- a CDS encoding acyl-[ACP]--phospholipid O-acyltransferase, whose protein sequence is MQRLLHIKGALPYLIAIFLNAFVDLGHKIVIQNTIFKSYDGETQVVLTALVNGLILLPFILLFSPAGHVADSYSKVRVLRASAWAAVVVSLGITAAYYQGWFWLAFAMTLLLAIQSAFYSPAKYGLVKGLFGKPRLAEANGMIQAVTIGAILAGTVVFTALFETWVSPGDQTPAQLLRQIAPLGWLLVLNSAIQVATLYRLPLDSTTQSDTPLTWQRYIRGAALKDNLQIIARQPVIRLSIIGLATFWSVGQVLLAAFPAYAKDALSIDNTLVLQGILAASGIGIALGSMLASKLSHNRIETGLIPVGAVGVAVGLWCLPLFTTPVGQALNFVFIGMMGGLFIVPLNALIQFHAADSELGTVLAANNWIQNIAMLGFLVLTALFALSGVDSHYLLLLIATVAMVGGGYTIVKLPQSLVRFLLSFLLTRRYRVDVQGLQNLPAQGGVLLLGNHISWVDWAMVQIASPRPVRFVMLRSVYQRWYLNWFLKSLGCIPIERGSGADKALADVAEQLNAGEVVCLFPEGAISRTGQLGEFRRGYERACEMANPDVKIVPFYLRGLWGSQFSRSSSKLKELRNAPLHRSVVVAFGKPLPKDTPADVLKRRIFEQATRSWQQAMGELSSLPNAWIQSVKRRPSELALADTLGRPLNASQALTASLLMAKRIRKLNPGQNVGLLLPTSSAGVIANMATLLAGKTLVNLNYTADQEALTSALSQAEITTVFTSQRFVKKLEQRGLDVSQLLSEQQVVFLEDLQTTIGRAERLSTWLAVRILPTWLLQRCFCHGHDADATAAILFSSGSEGEPKGIMLSHRNLMANIKQTSDVLNTQSNDVVMGSLPLFHAFGLTVTQLLPLMEGLPLVCHPDPTDAPGIAGAIAKHKATIMFGTSSFLRLFVRSAKVHPLMLESLRIVVAGAEKLDDNVRNNFALKFHKPIYEGYGATEIAPVASVNLPDAMGVHYQQIQRGSKVGSVGMPLPGTSFKIVDPESFEELPTGEAGMILISGPQIMQGYLNDAKRTAKALHVVDGHRWYITGDKGFIDEDGFLTLIDRYARFAKIGGEMISLSAVEGAVKAALEDTDTALMAVSIPDSRKGERIVLLSETALDANTVKAAMLANGTPAMIVPSHWLTVETIPHLGSGKADFAGAKRLAQARVEEELKRQ, encoded by the coding sequence ATGCAACGACTGCTACATATCAAGGGTGCTTTGCCCTACCTGATCGCCATCTTTCTTAATGCCTTTGTGGATTTGGGGCACAAGATTGTCATTCAGAACACGATCTTCAAAAGTTACGACGGTGAAACACAGGTCGTACTCACCGCACTGGTGAATGGACTTATCCTGCTGCCGTTTATCCTGCTGTTTAGCCCGGCGGGCCATGTGGCGGACAGCTACTCCAAGGTACGCGTTCTGCGCGCATCCGCTTGGGCCGCCGTTGTTGTCTCACTGGGCATCACCGCCGCCTACTATCAAGGCTGGTTCTGGCTGGCCTTTGCGATGACACTGCTGCTGGCGATTCAATCGGCTTTCTACTCCCCAGCCAAGTACGGCTTGGTAAAAGGGCTGTTTGGCAAGCCGCGCCTGGCGGAGGCCAACGGGATGATCCAGGCCGTCACCATTGGCGCCATTCTGGCGGGCACCGTGGTTTTTACCGCGCTGTTTGAGACCTGGGTATCGCCAGGGGATCAAACCCCAGCACAGCTGCTGCGCCAAATAGCGCCGCTCGGGTGGCTACTAGTGCTCAATAGCGCTATTCAGGTGGCAACGCTTTATCGTTTGCCCCTTGATAGCACGACGCAATCCGATACGCCGTTGACCTGGCAGCGCTACATTAGGGGTGCTGCGCTGAAAGACAACCTGCAGATTATCGCCCGCCAGCCGGTCATTAGACTCTCCATTATCGGCCTGGCCACCTTTTGGTCGGTGGGCCAAGTACTCCTGGCGGCCTTTCCTGCCTATGCCAAAGACGCCCTCAGTATCGATAATACCCTGGTGCTGCAAGGCATTCTGGCGGCTAGCGGTATCGGAATTGCGCTGGGTTCTATGCTTGCCAGCAAGCTTTCACATAACCGCATAGAAACAGGCTTGATTCCCGTCGGTGCCGTCGGGGTGGCCGTGGGTTTATGGTGCCTACCGCTGTTCACCACGCCTGTTGGCCAAGCGCTGAACTTTGTGTTTATCGGCATGATGGGCGGGCTGTTTATCGTGCCGCTTAACGCCCTGATCCAGTTTCACGCCGCCGACAGCGAGTTAGGCACCGTGCTGGCCGCCAATAACTGGATCCAGAACATCGCCATGCTGGGCTTTTTGGTGCTCACGGCGCTGTTTGCCCTGTCGGGTGTGGATAGCCACTACCTGCTGTTGCTCATTGCCACGGTGGCGATGGTCGGCGGTGGCTACACCATTGTTAAACTGCCGCAGAGTTTGGTGCGCTTTCTGTTGAGCTTTCTGCTGACCCGCCGCTATCGGGTTGATGTGCAGGGCTTGCAGAACCTGCCCGCCCAGGGCGGCGTGCTGCTGCTGGGCAACCATATCAGCTGGGTGGATTGGGCCATGGTGCAGATCGCCAGCCCCCGCCCGGTACGCTTTGTGATGCTCAGATCGGTTTACCAGCGCTGGTACCTCAACTGGTTTTTAAAATCCCTGGGCTGTATTCCCATCGAGCGCGGCAGCGGTGCCGACAAGGCCCTGGCCGATGTTGCTGAACAACTCAACGCAGGCGAGGTGGTGTGCCTGTTTCCCGAAGGGGCGATCAGCCGCACCGGCCAACTAGGCGAGTTCCGCCGCGGCTATGAACGCGCCTGTGAAATGGCGAATCCAGACGTCAAGATTGTGCCTTTCTACCTGCGCGGCCTCTGGGGCAGCCAGTTCTCCCGCTCCTCCAGCAAGTTAAAGGAGCTGCGTAACGCGCCTCTGCACCGCTCGGTGGTGGTCGCCTTTGGCAAGCCGCTACCCAAAGACACCCCTGCCGATGTGCTCAAACGGCGCATCTTTGAGCAGGCGACCCGCTCCTGGCAGCAGGCCATGGGGGAGCTTTCCAGCCTACCCAACGCCTGGATTCAAAGCGTTAAACGCCGCCCTAGCGAGCTTGCCCTGGCCGACACGCTGGGCCGCCCACTCAACGCAAGCCAGGCACTCACCGCCAGTCTGCTGATGGCAAAACGGATTCGCAAACTCAACCCAGGTCAAAACGTTGGCCTGCTGCTGCCCACCAGCAGTGCCGGGGTCATTGCCAATATGGCCACACTGCTGGCGGGTAAAACACTGGTAAATCTTAATTACACCGCCGACCAAGAAGCGTTGACGTCCGCCCTTTCCCAGGCGGAAATCACCACCGTGTTCACCTCACAGCGCTTTGTGAAGAAGCTTGAGCAGCGCGGGCTCGACGTTAGCCAATTGCTTAGCGAGCAGCAGGTGGTCTTTTTAGAAGACCTGCAGACCACGATTGGTCGTGCCGAGCGCTTGAGCACCTGGCTTGCGGTGAGAATACTGCCGACTTGGCTACTACAGCGCTGCTTCTGCCATGGCCACGATGCCGACGCGACCGCCGCCATTCTGTTCTCCAGCGGCAGTGAAGGCGAGCCCAAAGGCATAATGCTCAGCCACCGCAACCTGATGGCCAATATCAAACAGACCTCGGATGTGCTCAACACCCAGAGCAACGACGTGGTGATGGGCTCACTGCCACTGTTCCACGCCTTTGGCCTTACGGTCACCCAGTTGCTGCCGCTGATGGAAGGGCTGCCGCTGGTGTGCCACCCCGACCCCACCGATGCCCCTGGCATTGCGGGCGCGATTGCCAAGCACAAAGCCACGATTATGTTCGGCACTTCCAGCTTTTTAAGGCTGTTTGTACGCAGCGCAAAGGTGCATCCGCTGATGTTGGAGAGCTTGAGGATCGTGGTCGCTGGGGCAGAGAAGCTCGATGACAACGTGCGTAACAACTTTGCGCTGAAATTCCACAAGCCCATTTACGAAGGCTACGGCGCCACCGAAATCGCCCCCGTTGCTTCCGTCAATCTTCCCGATGCCATGGGTGTCCATTACCAACAGATCCAGCGGGGCAGCAAAGTAGGCAGCGTCGGTATGCCGCTGCCCGGCACCAGCTTCAAAATCGTCGACCCGGAGAGCTTTGAAGAGTTGCCCACCGGCGAGGCCGGCATGATATTGATTAGCGGGCCGCAGATCATGCAGGGCTACCTCAATGACGCCAAGCGTACGGCCAAGGCGCTCCACGTGGTCGATGGTCACCGCTGGTACATCACCGGGGATAAAGGCTTTATCGATGAAGATGGTTTTTTGACCCTGATTGACCGTTACGCCCGCTTCGCCAAGATTGGCGGGGAAATGATCAGTCTCAGCGCCGTTGAGGGGGCAGTTAAAGCGGCTCTGGAGGATACAGATACCGCGCTGATGGCGGTTAGCATTCCCGATAGCCGCAAAGGCGAGCGCATTGTGCTGCTTTCAGAAACAGCGCTAGACGCCAACACCGTTAAAGCCGCCATGCTCGCCAACGGCACCCCGGCCATGATAGTTCCCAGTCACTGGTTGACGGTAGAGACCATTCCTCATCTTGGCTCTGGAAAAGCGGATTTTGCCGGGGCGAAGCGGTTGGCTCAAGCACGGGTAGAGGAAGAACTGAAGCGGCAATAG
- a CDS encoding helix-turn-helix domain-containing protein, with product MSQADSLIETLKRQLRAQDKTYADVAKWLALSEASVKRLFAEKHFTLSRLECICDQLNIEFAELVQTMQADEQRLQALTYAQEQSIVDDRELFLVAVCVINGYSFDEIHHQYQLSEAECIQQLLKLERLKLIELLPGNRIRRRVAANFRWQADGPIQRFFQQHIANEFFRSRFDSDSEKLIVLNGLLSPAGNAEWQQTMHRLAKEFHSLCERESGLPIHQRFGTTSVLAVRQWQYGLFQDYKRGGQIAPSAT from the coding sequence ATGTCCCAAGCTGATTCGCTGATTGAAACGCTAAAACGCCAGCTTCGCGCTCAGGATAAAACCTATGCCGATGTCGCTAAGTGGTTGGCGCTGAGCGAGGCCTCGGTAAAGCGCCTATTTGCTGAAAAGCACTTTACGCTATCGCGGCTGGAGTGTATCTGTGACCAGCTAAATATCGAATTCGCCGAGTTGGTGCAGACGATGCAAGCCGACGAGCAGCGTTTGCAGGCGCTCACCTATGCCCAGGAGCAGAGTATTGTGGATGATCGCGAGCTGTTTCTGGTGGCTGTTTGCGTTATCAATGGCTATAGCTTCGACGAAATTCATCACCAGTACCAGCTAAGTGAAGCCGAGTGTATTCAGCAGTTACTCAAGCTTGAGCGGCTCAAACTTATTGAGCTGCTTCCGGGTAATCGGATCAGGCGGCGGGTAGCCGCCAATTTCCGCTGGCAGGCGGATGGGCCGATCCAGCGCTTCTTTCAGCAGCATATCGCCAACGAGTTTTTCCGCTCCCGTTTCGATAGCGACAGTGAGAAGCTCATTGTGCTTAACGGACTATTATCCCCGGCGGGAAATGCTGAATGGCAGCAGACCATGCATCGCCTGGCTAAAGAGTTTCATTCCCTCTGCGAACGTGAGAGCGGGCTACCTATCCACCAGCGGTTTGGTACTACCTCTGTGCTGGCGGTACGGCAATGGCAGTATGGGCTGTTTCAGGATTACAAGCGGGGCGGCCAAATAGCCCCCAGCGCTACGTAG
- a CDS encoding LysR substrate-binding domain-containing protein — protein MRIERLPLNALRAFAEAVRENSFKAAAHRLGVTPGAVSRQVKQLEDHLGVVLFERHANGVCATEAGRGLAEDVQAGLLRIASGVQNVTERSEDAFRLLLSAPPSFLQLWLLPRLPGFEASERQIEISLDAEARLTPPLWMPNRARLSLRYGQGPWPGVISQRLFEDTLFPVCSPTLLAQENIHTPADLLAQTLLTVDWCSHAGHSIPSWQDWFKNAGVAIKKIPHQRHYSLYSLALDQAIAGQGVVLASYPLVADRLASGVLVRPFAERYPLASPFAYELILPSDGETPPAVARFVEWLEQEATLFRNTST, from the coding sequence ATGAGGATTGAGAGGCTACCGCTGAATGCACTGCGCGCGTTTGCCGAAGCGGTGCGGGAAAATAGCTTCAAAGCCGCCGCGCATCGTTTGGGGGTAACCCCTGGCGCCGTTAGCCGACAGGTCAAACAGTTGGAGGATCACTTGGGCGTGGTGCTGTTTGAACGGCACGCCAATGGCGTGTGTGCCACTGAAGCAGGCCGGGGGCTTGCTGAGGATGTGCAAGCGGGTCTTTTGCGTATTGCCAGCGGCGTGCAGAACGTCACCGAGCGCTCGGAAGATGCTTTTCGCTTGCTACTGAGTGCCCCGCCTTCTTTCCTACAGCTTTGGCTACTCCCCCGCTTACCCGGCTTTGAAGCCAGTGAGCGGCAAATCGAAATCTCTCTGGATGCCGAGGCGCGCTTAACGCCACCGTTATGGATGCCCAACAGGGCTCGCTTATCGTTGCGTTACGGTCAGGGCCCTTGGCCCGGCGTCATCAGCCAGCGTCTGTTTGAAGACACCCTCTTTCCCGTTTGCTCACCCACCCTGTTAGCGCAGGAAAACATACACACACCCGCCGACCTGCTGGCCCAGACACTGCTCACCGTGGACTGGTGCAGCCATGCGGGCCATTCGATCCCAAGCTGGCAAGACTGGTTTAAAAACGCCGGGGTGGCCATCAAGAAGATCCCCCACCAGCGCCATTACTCGCTCTACAGCCTAGCTCTCGATCAGGCCATTGCCGGGCAAGGCGTGGTACTGGCCAGCTACCCATTGGTGGCTGACCGGCTGGCGAGCGGTGTGTTGGTTCGCCCCTTTGCGGAACGATACCCGCTCGCTTCTCCGTTCGCCTACGAACTGATTCTACCCAGTGATGGAGAAACGCCACCGGCGGTAGCACGCTTTGTCGAGTGGCTAGAACAAGAGGCCACTCTCTTCCGGAACACATCTACGTAG
- a CDS encoding DMT family transporter yields MNNQRIASNAHTANMVERSQRKSVDATAASLMLLFCLVLGFQQVAIKGVAEDISPVVQVALRSTIAGCLVGLLAYWRGIRWADVGRHWGPGLLVGLGFAAEFAFVAWGLTYTLASHMSVFLYTAPIFAALGLHLWVPGEQLSLRQWWGVGLAFLGMVIAMAPSGAYSIDILIGDALGLLAGLSWAATTVVIRKTSLSEAPAELTLSYQLSVTALLLLPVVALSGQLMSAQFTSMAVASLAFQALIISFAALMLWFTLLRRYRASQLGVFSFLGPLFGVLFGTLLLNEPLSINFVLGGSVILAGIVLVTR; encoded by the coding sequence GTGAATAATCAAAGAATCGCCTCAAATGCCCATACTGCCAACATGGTAGAGCGTTCGCAGCGAAAGTCCGTGGATGCCACGGCAGCATCGCTAATGCTACTGTTTTGCCTGGTGTTGGGGTTTCAGCAGGTAGCGATTAAAGGCGTGGCTGAGGATATCTCACCTGTGGTGCAGGTTGCCCTACGCTCCACTATCGCCGGTTGTCTGGTGGGGTTGCTCGCCTATTGGCGCGGCATTCGCTGGGCGGACGTGGGGCGTCACTGGGGCCCTGGGTTACTGGTTGGCCTTGGGTTTGCTGCTGAGTTTGCTTTTGTCGCTTGGGGGCTGACCTACACGCTGGCATCGCATATGTCGGTCTTTCTCTACACCGCGCCCATCTTCGCAGCACTTGGACTACATCTCTGGGTGCCGGGTGAGCAGCTCTCCCTTCGTCAGTGGTGGGGCGTTGGCTTGGCGTTTCTGGGTATGGTGATTGCCATGGCGCCGAGCGGTGCCTATAGCATCGATATCCTCATTGGCGATGCGCTGGGTTTGCTCGCAGGCCTCTCATGGGCGGCCACCACTGTGGTAATCCGCAAGACCTCACTTTCCGAGGCTCCCGCAGAGCTCACTCTAAGCTATCAACTGAGTGTGACAGCGCTGCTGTTACTGCCAGTGGTGGCGCTGTCGGGGCAGTTAATGAGCGCGCAGTTTACGTCCATGGCGGTTGCTAGCCTCGCTTTTCAGGCGCTGATTATTTCATTTGCCGCGCTGATGCTGTGGTTCACGCTGCTTCGCCGCTATCGCGCGTCCCAGTTGGGCGTGTTCTCTTTTCTAGGCCCGCTTTTCGGCGTGCTTTTTGGTACCCTGTTGCTCAATGAGCCTCTCAGCATCAATTTCGTGCTGGGTGGTAGCGTTATTTTAGCGGGCATTGTCTTGGTGACGCGCTAA
- a CDS encoding putative RNA methyltransferase has translation MSITPFQALACPLDGKPLAHLGSAWSCPDGHSFDIAKQGYVNLLPVQQKRSQDPGDSKAMVAARQRFLNAGHYQPIADAVIRAVLNHAEVQTLSSEPFSCLDAGCGEGYYLRQLADAVTNAPPLSLMGLDISKWAVLAAAKQDAKQSPLSSWVVGSNAHLPVQTGTLDSVLCMFGFPVASEFARVLKTDGVLLQVEAGPDHLRELREIIYPTLKPERSSEVEAPAGFTHHSSERVSYLLTLERSEEIADLLAMTPHLYRASAEGRARAAALDRLEVTVDVRVEQWLGS, from the coding sequence ATGAGCATTACTCCCTTCCAGGCGCTGGCCTGCCCATTAGATGGCAAGCCGCTAGCTCACTTGGGCAGCGCTTGGAGCTGCCCTGATGGTCACAGCTTTGATATTGCTAAGCAGGGTTACGTTAATTTACTGCCTGTGCAGCAAAAGCGTTCCCAAGATCCGGGTGATAGCAAAGCAATGGTAGCTGCCCGGCAACGCTTTCTAAACGCGGGGCACTACCAGCCCATTGCGGATGCCGTCATTCGTGCAGTCTTGAACCACGCTGAGGTTCAAACGCTAAGCAGTGAGCCGTTTAGCTGTCTGGATGCCGGCTGCGGTGAAGGTTACTACCTTCGCCAATTAGCTGACGCTGTGACTAACGCGCCACCACTTTCGCTGATGGGTTTGGATATCTCTAAGTGGGCGGTGCTGGCGGCGGCCAAACAAGATGCCAAGCAATCACCGCTAAGCAGTTGGGTAGTGGGCAGCAATGCACATTTGCCAGTGCAGACGGGAACGCTGGATAGCGTGCTGTGTATGTTTGGCTTTCCTGTGGCTAGCGAGTTTGCTCGTGTGCTAAAAACGGACGGTGTGCTGCTACAAGTAGAGGCGGGACCTGATCATTTGCGGGAGTTACGGGAGATTATCTACCCGACGTTAAAACCTGAGCGTTCAAGCGAGGTAGAAGCGCCTGCGGGCTTTACGCACCATAGCAGCGAGAGAGTAAGTTACTTGTTAACACTGGAGAGAAGCGAAGAAATTGCCGATCTGTTGGCGATGACGCCGCATCTTTACCGAGCCAGCGCTGAAGGGCGTGCTCGCGCAGCGGCACTAGATAGGCTGGAAGTGACGGTAGATGTGCGGGTAGAGCAGTGGCTAGGTTCCTAG
- a CDS encoding cold-shock protein, with the protein MSTGTVKWFNDTKGFGFIAPSDGGDDLFAHFSEIQADGFKTLQEGANVSFDVTQGKKGLQASNIKQIS; encoded by the coding sequence ATGTCTACTGGCACAGTTAAGTGGTTCAACGATACTAAAGGCTTCGGTTTTATTGCTCCTTCTGACGGTGGCGATGACCTGTTTGCCCATTTCTCTGAAATTCAAGCAGACGGCTTCAAAACCCTGCAAGAAGGCGCTAACGTTTCTTTTGACGTTACCCAGGGTAAGAAAGGCCTTCAGGCTTCAAACATCAAGCAAATTTCCTAA
- a CDS encoding nucleoside deaminase — protein MLNDREFTYLTRAVELAEEALNAGDEPFGSVLVSAEGEVLAEDRNRIAGGDSTQHPEFFLARWAAQNMTPEARAKATVYTSGEHCPMCAAAHGWVGLGRIVYASSSEQLGRWLADLDVAPSPVATLPIQQIVPGLKVEGPIAELNERVHALHKRRHASPTLKT, from the coding sequence ATGTTGAATGATCGTGAGTTCACCTACTTAACGCGTGCCGTCGAACTAGCCGAAGAGGCTCTTAACGCGGGGGATGAACCCTTTGGCAGCGTCCTGGTAAGTGCCGAAGGAGAGGTCTTGGCAGAAGACCGTAACCGTATTGCCGGTGGGGATTCTACTCAGCACCCGGAGTTCTTCCTGGCGCGCTGGGCTGCTCAGAATATGACGCCGGAGGCGCGAGCAAAGGCGACCGTTTACACTTCAGGCGAGCATTGCCCGATGTGTGCCGCTGCCCATGGCTGGGTAGGGCTAGGGCGAATTGTCTACGCCAGCTCGTCTGAACAGTTGGGTCGTTGGCTTGCAGATTTAGACGTGGCGCCTTCCCCAGTTGCGACCTTGCCTATTCAACAGATTGTGCCAGGGCTCAAGGTAGAAGGCCCGATAGCTGAGCTGAATGAACGGGTTCACGCTTTGCATAAACGGCGCCATGCCAGCCCTACTTTAAAGACATAA
- a CDS encoding YqaE/Pmp3 family membrane protein produces the protein MAFTATDPIKMIFAVILPPLGVFFEVGFKGHFWLNIILTLFGFVPGIIHAFYVILKH, from the coding sequence ATGGCGTTTACAGCGACTGATCCAATCAAGATGATTTTTGCCGTAATACTTCCCCCACTCGGCGTATTTTTTGAGGTCGGTTTTAAAGGGCATTTCTGGCTGAACATTATTCTAACGCTATTTGGCTTCGTACCCGGCATCATCCATGCGTTTTATGTGATATTGAAGCACTAG
- a CDS encoding TonB-dependent receptor family protein has translation MFIKVPLKVTTTSFCLLSCLGVGQSWAQESPTSDNTLATLQVTAPRLSRELYATPAAVSTLDREAIAQGQQRTRLDEALVRVPGMFLQNRDNFAQGQRISIRGFGARAPFGVRGITVMVDGIPYTLPDGQAQLDAIDLDSAERIEVIRGPSSVLYGNAAGGVIDITTADGRDNPGSSVRTEVGSDGYRKAVVQTGGAQGDWSHHVSFSALNVDGYREQSSTEKYLLNAKLRRELGSDRALTAIINLLENPRSEDPGALNAGEVARGRDQAAPNSLALDAGQNVDQQLIGLQYEDLSAGPGALYLKGFVAQRDFEQQLPYVGDSRIGYQRDYLGASAEYHHEVSLGNLPLSYITGVDVARQDDERFRNDVNGQGVIGEQLAEETQTATSAGVFAQGDLALTEQVTLSLGARFDSVELKVDDSYLSDGDQSGEQTFNEWSGSAGLSYRYRPQHQVYVNTGTAFETPTFSEFANPAGGGFNPSVSPQKAWNREVGARGYIAPLAMDYDLTLFSVRVRDELVPYDDGGRTFYQNAGDTDRDGVELALGWQLAAQWRLNSALTLASYEFDRFAPPSERFGGNRIPGLPEQTWVNQLTWQGLDERFATLETQYTGDMVADNANETEVDSYWLVNLRVGDGWQLGSDTRLNAYVGVRNLLDEEHYANVRLNGTFGRFYEPAPGRSVYGGLEVRF, from the coding sequence ATGTTCATCAAAGTGCCATTAAAAGTAACCACCACGTCTTTTTGCTTATTAAGCTGCCTTGGCGTAGGCCAAAGCTGGGCGCAAGAGAGTCCGACATCTGACAACACGCTAGCCACGCTGCAAGTCACAGCGCCACGACTATCGCGAGAGCTTTACGCCACGCCCGCTGCGGTTTCAACGCTCGACCGTGAGGCGATTGCACAGGGGCAGCAGCGCACGCGGTTGGATGAGGCGTTAGTGCGAGTGCCTGGTATGTTCTTGCAGAACCGCGATAATTTCGCCCAAGGCCAGCGAATCTCCATTCGCGGCTTCGGCGCTCGGGCGCCGTTTGGCGTTCGTGGTATTACCGTCATGGTGGATGGCATTCCCTATACGCTACCCGATGGCCAGGCGCAGTTAGATGCCATTGATCTGGACAGCGCTGAGCGCATCGAAGTGATCCGCGGGCCCTCTTCGGTACTTTACGGCAACGCGGCGGGTGGGGTGATTGACATCACCACCGCCGATGGGCGCGATAATCCAGGCTCAAGCGTGCGCACTGAGGTGGGCAGCGATGGCTACCGTAAGGCAGTCGTACAAACTGGTGGAGCCCAGGGGGACTGGTCGCACCACGTCAGCTTCTCTGCTCTTAATGTGGATGGTTACCGGGAGCAGAGCTCTACAGAGAAATACCTGTTGAATGCCAAACTGCGCCGCGAATTAGGCAGCGATCGGGCGTTAACCGCGATTATCAACCTGCTTGAAAACCCCCGTTCCGAAGACCCCGGCGCGCTTAACGCCGGTGAAGTGGCCCGTGGCCGCGATCAAGCGGCGCCGAACTCCTTAGCGTTGGATGCCGGACAGAACGTAGATCAGCAGCTTATCGGGCTACAGTACGAAGATCTGTCTGCCGGCCCTGGAGCGCTCTATTTAAAAGGCTTTGTTGCCCAGCGCGATTTTGAGCAGCAGCTACCCTATGTGGGCGATAGCCGTATCGGCTACCAGCGTGACTATCTGGGCGCGAGCGCTGAGTATCATCATGAAGTTAGTCTGGGCAACTTGCCGTTGAGCTATATCACTGGGGTGGATGTGGCCCGCCAAGACGACGAGCGTTTTCGTAACGATGTGAACGGCCAAGGCGTTATTGGCGAGCAGTTGGCGGAAGAGACCCAGACGGCGACCTCCGCAGGAGTGTTTGCTCAGGGTGATTTAGCGCTGACCGAGCAGGTAACGCTCTCGCTTGGCGCGCGTTTTGATAGCGTGGAGTTGAAGGTAGACGACAGCTACCTGAGCGATGGTGACCAGAGCGGTGAACAAACCTTCAATGAGTGGAGCGGCTCGGCGGGACTTAGCTACCGTTACCGCCCTCAGCACCAGGTCTACGTGAATACCGGGACTGCGTTTGAAACGCCGACCTTCTCAGAGTTTGCCAATCCAGCGGGGGGCGGTTTCAACCCCTCGGTATCACCGCAAAAAGCCTGGAACCGTGAAGTGGGTGCGCGTGGCTACATTGCACCGCTGGCCATGGACTACGATTTAACGCTGTTTTCGGTGCGCGTGCGTGACGAGCTGGTGCCTTATGATGACGGCGGCCGCACCTTCTACCAGAACGCAGGCGACACCGACCGCGACGGTGTCGAGCTGGCGCTGGGCTGGCAGCTTGCTGCTCAGTGGCGGCTGAATAGCGCCCTCACGTTGGCAAGCTACGAGTTTGATCGATTTGCGCCACCTTCAGAGCGTTTTGGCGGTAACCGCATTCCTGGGCTGCCTGAGCAAACCTGGGTCAATCAGCTTACCTGGCAAGGCCTTGATGAGCGCTTTGCCACCCTGGAAACCCAGTACACGGGCGATATGGTGGCGGACAACGCTAATGAGACAGAGGTCGATAGCTACTGGCTGGTGAACCTGCGGGTGGGCGATGGTTGGCAGTTGGGCAGCGATACACGGCTGAATGCGTATGTGGGTGTGCGCAATCTCTTAGATGAAGAACACTACGCCAACGTACGCTTGAACGGCACCTTTGGGCGTTTCTACGAACCGGCCCCGGGGCGCAGTGTTTATGGCGGGCTAGAGGTACGTTTCTAA